The nucleotide window CAGTCTGTTGCGCAACATTCCTCTCGAAAGCATCACCTCGAAAGATGTGTTTGATGCGGCTGTGAAAGGCGATGCAATTGCGCTCGAAATTTTTGAATATACGGGCAAACTGCTGGGTGAAGCTTTTGCTGACTTTGTTGCTTTCAGCGCACCTGAAGCCATCGTAATCTTCGGCGGCTTGGCAAAATCGGGCGATCTGATTATGAAGCCCGTACGCGACAACATGGAGCAAAACCTGTTGCCCATCTGGAAAGGCAAAGTCAAATTACTGTTCTCTGCCCTCAATGAAGCCGATGCAGCCGTTCTTGGTGCAAGTGCTTTAGCCTGGGAACTGAAATAAGATTTCACTATTTTGTCTGATAAAACAGCCTGCGGGATCTCCCGTGGGCTGTTATCATAAACACAAGATTATAAATTTCACACCAATGAAAAAAGACAACCGACTTTCCTGGGGGATCACCCTTATCTTCTTCGGCATCCTTTTCCTGCTGGATCACCTGCATTTCATTCCTGACAGTGCTGCTCAGTACATTTTTGAATTCCGGAATTACCCTATTTATGCCGGCATCATCTTCCTGCTGACCAATAAAAACCTGACCATTGGGATTGTTTTGCTGGTTATCGGGCTTTTCCTTCGCCTTTCCGATATCATTCAGATGACCCGTAATTTCTCCGAATACGTTTGGCCTTTGCTTTTGATTGTTGCCGGGGCAGTTCTACTGTTTGGTTCAAAAAAAGGGAAACGCTAATCTATCGTTTATGAAAGTGGTTTGTATTGGAGCCGGGAATGTGGCTACTCACTTATCCCAAGCGCTTTATAAAGCAGGATTCGTCATAACCCAGATCGTTAGTCGCACAGAAGAAAATGCCAAAGCACTGGCTCTGTCTGTCGATGCCGACTGGACAACCAATCCTGACAATATTGAAGACGCTGATATCTATATCTATTCTGTCAGCGACTCCGCATTGGGTGAGATGATACACCGGAATCCCAGAAAGAACGGGTTGCATGTACACACAGCCGGAAGCATGTCGCTGTCTCTGTTTGAAGGATATAAAGAACGGGGTGGAGTTTTGTATCCGTTGCAAACTTTTTCAAAAGGGAAAGCAGTTAATTTCAAGGATATTCCTCTTTTTATAGAGGCATCCAATGCTGACGACCTGAATGTTCTCAGAGAACTGGCGTCTGGTATCAGCAATAAAGTATACGAAGCGAGCTCAGCACAGCGGCAACAGCTACATCTGGCGGCCGTATTTGCCTGCAACTTCACCAACCATCTGTTTGCCATCGCCGAATCCATTTTGCACGAAGCAGATATTCCATTTGAAGTGCTTCGCCCCCTGATTCAGGAAACCATTGACAAAACAGCAACGCTTTCACCTCGCGAAGGTCAGACCGGACCTGCCGTCAGGAAAGATTTCAACGTAATGAACAAACACCTTGACAAGTTAACAGATCATCCGGAATGGCAAGAGATATATCGATTACTGTCTCAGGATATTATTAATAACCACCGAGGTTAAAACTATGGCATCAATAAAAAATGCGGAACCATAATTGATTCCGCATTTTTTATTGATGTTTATTTATTCACCTCGAATTCAAGTATTTCTCCCAACTTTTGCTCTTCCAGATAATGTATTAATGGTCTGGATACGTTAATTGATTTACTTCGGGCAAACATCTTAATATTCACATTGTTTACCTCATCTTTCACATTAAAGAAAAGAGAGGTTCGTCCGGTTACAGACTGTTCAAAAGCCAAAGCCTTCAGGTCACTGATCAATTCGTCGGTCAGCTGATTCAGATCTATCCCGATGTTCAGCGATTTAATCAGCGTTCCCTTCACGTTGTGCAGCTCTTCAATTTTAGATATTTTGAATTCCCACACGATCGGTTCGTCCGGACTACGCTCCTTCTTGAATTTCCAGTCCGAGCCGCGTTCTTTTACGTTTCCGCGAAGACAAACGAACAAGTCCTTGATCATATATTTGTTATACTCTATGTAATCGTTGCCGAAAAGCATAAATTCATACGATCCGGAGTAATCCTCAATCATGAGCGAACCGAAAGGCCGTCCGGTTTTGGTCGTCCCCTGCCGGAACCCTGTAACAATTCCACCGGCAACCACTTCCCTACCCTTCAACTCTTCAATATCTTTGAAGTCAATCATGTGGGTATTACATCCATATTTCAGCTCCAACTCAAACTCATCCAGCGGGTGAGCCGAAAGGTAAATACCGACATAATCCCGCTCCTTATTGAGACGTTCAAGTGTAGACCATTCTTCTGCAGGAGGCATTACCGGTTTGGCAATTTCTACCTCCTCAAATCCTCCGAAAAGAGAATTGGTGATGGTTGCTTTATCGTTTTGCACTTTGTTGCCATAGCGCATCAACGAATCAAGTGCCGGTTCGTCTTTGCCATTCGAGGCAAAGTATTGTTCGCGTTTCACATCGCTAAAAGTATCAAAAGCACCTGCAAGAATAAGACTTTCAACTGTTTTTCGGTTACAGGCGTTGAGATTCACGCGTTCCATAAAATCGAACACGCTCTGGTACGGACCATTTTTCTCCCGTTCACTTACAATAGCTTCAACGGCCCCTTCGCCCACACCTTTAATACCACCTAAACCAAAACGAATTTCACCCTTACTGTTGGAGACAAATGTCAGGCGGCTTTCGTTCACATCAGGTCCAAGAACCGGAATTCCCATCGCCTTACACTCATCCATAAACTTGGAGATTTCAGTGATGTCGTCCTTATTTCGGGTTAAGTTGGCAGCCATAAATTCTGCCGGATAGTTCGCCTTGAGGTATGCCGTCTGGTAAGCAATCCAGGAATAGCAGGTAGCATGCGATTTGTTGAAAGCATAAGACGCGAACTTTTCCCAATCGCCCCATATTTTCAGTACCACCTCTTCCGCATAACCGTTTTTCTTACAGCCTTCAACAAATTTCACCTTCAGGTGAGCCATTTTGTCTTTCAGCTTCTTTCCCATGGCCTTACGCAATGTATCACTCTCGCCTCGTGTAAAGTCGGCCAACAAACGCGAGAGTAACATCACCTGTTCCTGATAGACTGTAATCCCATAAGTGTCTTTCAGGTACCGTTCCATAATAGGAATATCGTACACAATAGGTTTTCGGCCGTGCTTACGATCGATAAAATCAGGGATGTACTCCATTGGCCCCGGACGATAAAGGGCATTCATCGCGATCAAGTCCTCAAACTGAGTAGGACGCAGCTCGCGAAGGTATTTCTGCATACCGGCCGATTCAAACTGGAATGTTCCGGTAGTGCGACCGATACTGTAAAGTTCGTACGTCTTCTTATCGTCAATAGGAATTTTGTCAATATCAAGATCTATGCCCCGTGACTGTTTGATATTCTTCAACGCTTCCTTAATGATAGAAAGAGTCTTCAATCCAAGAAAGTCCATCTTTATAAGACCCACATTCTCAATAACAGAACCTTCGTACTGCGTTACCAGAACATCCTCGTCGCTTCCTTTTTCCTTGGCGGTACTAAGAGGCACAAACTTTGTCAGGTCGTCGGAACCAATAATAACACCACAAGCGTGAACACCCGTCTGGCGGATGGTTCCTTCAAGCATTTCGGCATATTTCAGGGTATCGGACAGCGTCCTGTCGTTCGAGTTGAGAGCCGCTTTCAGTTCCGGAACATATTTCAGGCAGGTCTTCATGTTCACCTTCACCGGCTTATCGTCCACATCCGGCAAACGATCAGGTATCAGCTTGGTAAGTTGAATTGCCTCCTGAAGCGGAAGATTCTGCACCCGGGCAACGTCTTTGATACTCGACTTGGTGGCCATTGTACCATAGGTAATAATGTGTGCCACCTTCTCTTTACCGTATTTCTCCGTTACCCAACGCAATACTTCACCACGCCCGTCATCATCGAAGTCAATATCGATATCAGGCATTGATATACGGTCGGGGTTAAGGAAACGCTCAAACAGAAGGTCGTATTTAATAGGGTCGATATCGGTAATTTTGAGGCAGTAGGCAACTGCAGAACCAGCCGCAGAACCACGACCGGGACCAACAGAAACACCCATATTTCTGGCAGCCTGGATGAAATCCTGCACAATAAGGAAGTAGCCGGGAAAACCCATTGTCTTCATCACGTCCAGCTCAAATTCGATGCGTTCGAGGGCTTCCGCAGGTAGCGGATCCCCATAACGTTCCTTTGCCCCAATAAAAGTCAGTTCCCTCAAATAATCGGATTCAAACTTGATACGGACAACTTTGTCGTATCCACCCAGCTTATCAAACCGGTCACCGAACTCTGTCCGCAGGTCTTCCTCTGAGAAACGTTCTCTGTATGTCTGGTCAGATCCAAAACTCTCCGGAATCGGGAACATCGGCATCAACGCGTCCGAGTCGATACTGTATCGTTCTACCTTATCAGCAATTTCGAGAGTATTAGCAAGAGCCTGAGGCACATCCGCAAAAAGCGCCGCCATTTCCTCTGGCGTTTTCAACCACTCTTGCTTGGTGTAACGCATTCGGTTCGGATCGCTAAAATCCTTACCCGTACTCAAACAGATCAAGCGATCATGGCCTTCCGCATGTTCCTGATTTACAAAGTGAACATCATTGGCCGCAATCACTTTCGTATTGGTCTTTTCTGCCAGTTCGAGCAACTTCGCGTTCACGATCTGCTGCTTTTCGTACACGTTGAAATCAGCCTGAGGCACTTCTGCTTTATGACGTTGTAATTCAAGGTAGAAATCTTCGCCAAAACGCTCCTTAAACCACATGATCGCCTGCTCTGCACCTTCTATATCGCCGGACAAGATTTTACTCGGAATCTCGCCCCCCAGACAAGCTGTTGTAACGATCAAACCTTCTTTGTATTTATCCAAAATATCTTTGTCAATACGCGGACGGTAATAATACCCGTCAATCCAAGCAGCAGAAATCAGCTTACAGAGATTTTGATAGCCCTTTTTATTTTTGGCCAACAGGATAAGGTGATGCCCGCTACCATCTTCTTTTATCGATTTATCGAAACGGGTACGACGTGCGACATACGTTTCACACCCAAGAATCGGTTTGAAAAGGTGAGATTCAGCTTCCTTGAGCTTCGTCTGCAACCCGGCAATTTCAGATTCAGAGCCTCCTCCTGCTTTGAGTTCTCCAATCTGCGCCTTCAGTTGCTTTATTTCATCTTTAACCTTACCATTCTTTTTATTCGCGTAGTCGCAGAGTTCCTTAATACCGAACATAGAGCCATGGTCTGTCAGGGCAAGAGCGTTCATGCCGGTAGCCACCGCTTTATCAATCAGGTCATTCACTTTCGACATTCCGTCAAGAATGGAATAATGCGAGTGAACATGCAAATGCACGAATTTGTTCATATATATGATAATAAACTATTTACAATTAGAAAAATGGGGAATGTGTTTTTGGAATTTCCCGGTTCAAAGTTACAAAAAAGGAAGGTTGTCTTTCGCTGCTGTTGAATAAAATTCGACCAACATCAGTGCTAAAACAATAATAAGCCATAAACAACCGGCTACAGAAGTTATCTGCGGAAGATGATTTTCACCAGGCGGTACCACACTCTCTGAATTTGAACAAAAATCCATCTTTCAGATCTGTGCAGACGTTCGAATTTATAATGTGGCTGATGGAGAGTACTGAAACGTTCGTCGGTATTATCGGGTTTCTCATATTGTTCAGGATAAACCACCAAAACATTGTGCGCAGTATCCGACAAAACAGAATTTTCCACCAGCTTATCGAAAGTTTCGTCATACGAGATGGCATTAGGACGAGCAGCAAAAAAGACGCACATATCGGTATCTGTTATATTTCCCGACAGCGGATGCAGTTCATCCACGGAATGATACAGAAAAAACTCAAGAGAAACGCCATGATGCATTTGTTTGTGATGCATCACAATAGCACGTGTTTCAGGTGTTGAATAAACCATAATTTCCACATGCAGCTTTCTTGCAATATTGCTCACATGGGCAAAACACCGCCCGAACCCTACCTCCAGTTCGGCTTTTCCCGGCAAGAACACAATCAATCGGGATGTCTGTTTCAGATGGAAGACCGGCTTGTAAATAAACAGTGAACAGCTTACTCCTTTCAACAACATTTCCGTCATCAATCCGAAAAGCGTATCGCGTGATTTGAGTTTCTGGTGCAAACCAATCACCACATCTGTAATTGCATATTCTTTAGCTGAATAGAGAATGCCACTTGCCACATTCACATCATAGCGGGAAATTCGTTCCACCCACTGATCGGCAACCGACGCCACCTTAGCAGCCTGCAACAACAAGCGATCTCCTTGTTCTTTATGAGCCTCGTCGTTGTCGTTCACTACCCGGAGAGCATACAAATCTTCTTTCGACCTCGGGTTTTTAATGGCGATGGAAAATTCGACGAGGTGATCCAGCGTATGAGGATTAGCAACAGTAAACATTATGCGTTCACGTCTTTTCTCTTCCGGCACCGAATCATCCGCAATACGTCCGGCCGACAACATTTGCCTTGCAGCATTCTCTGTCACAAGCATGCTTATAGTGCCCGACACCAAAATCATAATGACCGCGCCTGTCATCACGCTGTCCGGAAGCAAATGTGATCCGTCGGGCAAAGTAATTGCATAGCCAATCATGACGGTAACCAGCGTGATACCCGCCTGACCGTTACTCAGCCCGAAAATCATCTGTCGCTCGTATCTGTTCATCGAGAATGTTTTCTGCGTCAGAAAGGCAACAATCCATTTGGAGCAAACGGGAACCAAAACCATGACCAAAGCCACCAGAATTGCATCAAAACCGGAACCCAGCACCCGAAAATTGATTATCATACCCAAGGAGATAAGGAAAAAGGGAACAAACAGAGCGCTTCCCACAAATTCCAGCCGATTCATAAGTGGCGATATCTTTGGAATTAAGCGATTAAGCGATATACCTACCATGAAAGCTCCCAAAACACTTTCCAGGCCTGCTACCTGCGCAAAGAAAGCTCCAAAAAAGACCAGTGCCAACACAAAAATATATTGCAACACACTATCTTCAAATCGTTTAAAAAACGAATGCGCTATTTTGGGATAAAGCCACAAGACGATAACAGCGAACAAAATCATCTTGGCACTTTCCAGCAACCATGAAGTATTGGATCTCAGCAACGAAAACTGATCGGATACGAGAGTAAGAATAACCAGCGACGCGGTAACCGTGATAATGCTACTGACTGTAGCAATTTTAACCGGACGGCGGGCACCCAGACAAAAACGGCTCACCACGGGATAAGCCACCAGGGTATGAGTCGCATACATGCTGGCCAGCAACACAGAAGTTGCAAAACTAAAATGAAGAAGATACATGCCGGACAAAAGCCCCAGCGTCATTGCCACAACAAACGAATAAAAACCAAACACGCCGCCTTTAATCCTGTTCTTGCGCAAATCGTTGATTTCAATCGAGACGCCCGACATGAACACAACATAAAGCAATCCAACATTACCAAAAAGATGGAAGCTGTCATCATTCGAAAGTACGTTAAAACCGAACGGGCCAAGAGCTATTCCTGCCAGTACCAAGCCCACCAGTGGAGGAACCCTCAACCTGTTGAGCAACAATGGAGAGAACAGAATAACCAGCAAAACGACCGCAAAAATCAAGGTCGGACTTGCCAGTGGCAATATGAAAGGAGAAGCGGGATGCATCAATGGTATAAGAGTAATTCTGTACAAGAAGCTGTATTAACAGGCTCTTGTGGCAAATATACGAAAAGTTTGAAACAATCGGAGGAAGAATCGGGAATTGCTGATACCTGATTTTGAACGAATATTTTCCTTAACTTTGCACTCCGAAATTACAGAACCACATTGCCTGCTAATAATCTAACAGGCAAGCAAAAACAGAGCACATGCCTGCACAACCATACATTTATGAGCTTAAAATGAAGGTGCGCGACTACGAATGCGACCTTCAGGGTATTGTAAACAATGCCAATTATCAACACTATTTCGAGCACACACGTCACGAATTTTTGCTGACCAAAGGTGTTAGTTTCTCCGAATTGCACGAACAGGGAATAGACGCTGTGGTAGTTCGTCTGGAAATGGCGTTCAAATCGTCCTTACGGCCAACCGAAGAGTTTGTCTCCAAACTCTACCTAAAAAAAGAAGGGTTGCGTTACGTTTTTTATCAGGCCATTTATCGCCTTGCCGACAACAGACTGTGCATTACGGCCAAAGTGGATAATGCTGTATTAATCAACGGAAGGCTTGGACATTGCGAAGCTCTTGATAAAATAGTAGAAGAGTGCGAAAAGAGCATTCCGCAATAAACCGATTCGGGTATTAAAACGGACTGCCAAAAAAGTGCGCTTTATATTTGAGGTAGGGTTCTATGTGACGGCGACGTTTTTCTTCGAAAATATCAGCAACCGTAATCATGATCCCTGTATCAAAAATATTGGCGAACTCCTGATTGATACCGGTACCGAACGTTTTCATTGTAGGTGACAGCCCGATATAAGCATTGATAAGCGCCGGAATATTAACCCCAAGCGTGCGGACTTCGAGATTGAGTTTGCGGTAGTTATCCTTAAACGTCTTTTCGTTAAAGAAGGCATCGTAGTGTTTCATCTTTTCTTCTGATGGACGAAAATCCTGCTCCTTTAACGTTACCAGCGATTCATCATCATTGAAATAACGATACATGAAATAAAGGATCATATCACGTGCTTCCGCGTTGAAATCGGGATAAATAGTCACTTTACCGATAAGATAGTCAGTATGCTCATCGGTAGCCAATGCTCCCAGACCATCCCAAAGATTGTCGAGAGCAAAAAGACTTTTAGCTCCTTTATGCGAAGATTGATAAGCCGGAGGCACAAAAGCGCGTCCAAGATCAATAGTTCTGGGAAGATATTCGTTAATGAATTTCGGAGAAAAATGAAACATGTGAGAAGTAACCGCCACCGGCTGGCCTTCGGAGTCAAATTTCATGTCGCGTCCGTGAAGGAAACGGTAGCCACCCATGATTTCTCTTTCCTCCTCGTTCCATACAATCAGTTGCTTATATGGCTCGTCCATCGTATCAAACTCGTCCACGTCGATTTCCAGACCGGTACCACCTCCGGAAGCCCGAAACGAGAGTTCGCGCAGTCGGCCTATCTCCCTCATCACGTTGGGTGAATCGTGAGCCGTAATGACATAAATATGATTATTTGCCTTATTCGTGGGACGTAAGAGTTTGTCTGCCGTCAGCTCGCTTAAAAGTAAATTTGTATCTACGGGAGGTATAATATCAATCATAAGTTTAATAAAAAAACCGGACAAAAGTAAACATAATTATCGAACAATCAGACAGAGAGAACAGATTAATTTTTTGTTACAGATAAAAACAAAAAACAACAGCAACGGTCCGACCGCCCGAAAAAGCCTTCAAATCTCTATAAAACAAGCCACTACAAAACACACACTGACTTTCAGTCAATTATAAGATTTTCCCTGCGAATAAAATTTTAAGAAATCGGATAAAAGCTGTTGAAAACATGTTGGAAAATATTCAATGTGTTTTAAAGTGGGGAATTGTGGGGCAGTGAAAAATTGTATATCTTTACATCATCTTATGCAGTTTTGAAACAACATGTCAGTTTTTATTGGAAATAGTGACGCAAAGGCCGATGCAAAGGGCAGAATTTTCATTCCAGCCCATTATCGCAAGGCGCTTCAGGAGGGCGAAAGCAGCCGTCTCGTGATGCGAAAAGATCCTTACAGCAATAGCCTCATGCTTTATCCGGAAACGATATGGAATCAAAAACTCACTACCCTGAAAAACGGACTTGACGAATGGAATCCGACCCATCAGATTGTTCTCATGCAATATGTCTCTGAAGCCGAATGGCTGGACATGGACTCACAAGGCCGGGTACTCATTCCAAAGAAATATCTCCAGCTGATTGGAGCCGAATCTGAAGTTCAGTTTGTCGGAATGCTCGACACGTTTTCGCTGTGGGCAAAAGGCAATTTCGAAAAAGCCAAGCTGCCGGCCGACGAATTCACCAGTCTTTTGCAGCAAATCATGTCTAAGCCCAAAAACACGCAAGAACAATAAAATCAATCTCCTTTACTATGAGTGAATATCACGTACCTGCCCTTTTAAACGAAACCATCGACGGATTAAACATCCGCCCGGACGGGGTGTATGTTGACGTCACCTTCGGAGGTGGAGGACATTCAAAAGAAATTCTCAGCCATCTGGGCAAAAATGGCAAACTGTTGGGCTTTGATCAGGATGAAGCCGCCTATAACAACCGGCTGGACGACGAACGCTTTATCTTTGTCCGCAGCAATTTTCGCTACATCAGCAACTTCCTCAAATATCACGGCATCGAAAAGGTAGACGGTGTTTTAGCCGATCTGGGTGTGTCGTCGCATCACTTCGACAGTGCCGATCGTGGTTTTTCGTTCCGTTTTGACGGCAATCTCGATATGCGGATGAACAAAAAATCCACGCTCAGTGCCGAACAAATAATCAATTCGTATCCGGAAGAAAAGTTGGCCAATCTCTTCTATAATTACGGAGAACTGAACAACTCCCGAAAACTTGCCTCGGCAATTGTCAAAGCACGATCTCAAAATAAAATCACCACGATCAACGAATTGCTGGAAATTCTGCAACCTTTCTTCCGATTTGAACGGGAAAAGAAAGATCTGGCAAAAGCATTCCAGGCCATCCGCATTGAGGTGAATAACGAGATGGGTACCCTGAAAGAATTGCTGACCCAGATTCCGGACTTACTGAATCCCGGAGGCAGATTGGCCGTTATCACCTATCATTCGCTAGAAGACCGCCTGGTAAAAAATTTCATCCGGAGTGGAAACATGGAGGGAAAAATTGAGAAAGATTTCTACGGCAATGTACAAACGCCCCTCAAAGCGATTAACAACAAACCTATTATCCCTACCGACGAAGAAGTAACAACAAACCCGAGAGCACGAAGCGCGAAGTTACGCGTAGCAGAAAAGGTTAGTGAACGAAAATAGCACGAACATGGACTCGACAGAACAAACCACACAACCGAAAGAAACGGCAAAAACCAAACAATGGAGCTTCCGTCAATGGATGAGCGGAGACATTCTGACCACTGATTTTTTCAGAGGGCAGATTTTTCTCTTTCTTTTGCTTTGTGTTATAGCTATATTTTATATTGACAACCGTTTTGCCTGCGAACAACAAATCGTGAAGATCAACCGGCTAAAAGAGCAGCTCACCAATGCCAAATACGAATCGTTAACCACCTCGTCTATTCTGATGCAAATCAGCAGACAATCGCAGGTTAGCGTCGAAGTGACCAACAAAGGCATTGACCTTCAACCATCTTCAGAACCCGCCATAAAAATAGATGACAATGAACAATGACCGCCGCGACATATTGCTCCGATTTGGTATTGTGTATGTAATAATACTGGCAGTAGCCGCCGCAATTGTTTTCAAAATAATTGACATACAGTACCTTGAACGACCAATATGGATGAAGTTAGCCTCAAGGCTGACGCAGGCCGACAGAGAGGCTCCGGCTAACCGCGGCAATATCTTTGCCGCCGACGGAGAACTTTTGGCAAGTACACTGCCAAAATATTACCTCTACATGGACATGCGGTCTGACGCGTTGCACGACACTATAAAGAATCACAAGAAGCCGCTTTTCTACGAAAAAGTCGACTCTTTGGCAATGTCTCTGTCCAGAAAACTGGGAGACAAATCAAAAGACGAGTATAAAAGAAGCCTCATCAGCGCTTTCAAACGGGTTGACAAACGCTTTTTGCTCTACCCTTATCTGGTGTCATTCTCCGACATGCAGCAAATCAGGAAATTTCCGTTGTTCAATTTAGGAAAAATAAAAAGCGGTCTGTGTGAAGAAGTCTATGCACGACGTGTGCGTCCTTTTGGCGATTTGGGATCAAGAACCATCGGAGATATTTACGGAGACGGAGCCCGTGGCGGCAAAAACGGTATAGAGCTTGCATTCGATTCGTTACTCAAAGGCAAACCGGGCGTTTTCTCACGCCAGCGCATCGCCGGAAGGTGGGAAAACGTGGTGGCCGTTCCACCGGAAAACGGAGCCGACATCTTTACCACTCTTGATGTATCCATTCAGGATATTACCGAAAGTTCGCTTCTGAAAGAGATGACAGCACTGCAAGCCAATGAAGGCTGTGCCGTGGTAATGGAAGTAGGCACCGGTGAGATTAAAGCCGTGGCAAATCTCGGTCGTCTGCCGGACGGAAGCTATGCAGAACGCAGAAATGAAGCCTTTGCCGATCAGGGAGAACCGGGATCAACATTTAAAGTTGCCTCTATCATGGCAGCCCTCGATGACGGATTAATTTCGGAAAATGATACTGTCGATACCGGAAACGGCCTTTATTCATTCTTTGGACAGGTGATGAAAGACCACAACGCAGACCGTGGCGGGTATCACAAAATATCTGTTGCTCAGGCTATCTGGTATTCTTCCAACGTGGGCGTTTCCAAAGCAATTTACAATGCCTATAAAAACAATCCGGGAGCATTTGTCGACAAGCTGTACAGCATGAAGTTGAACCAGCGCATGCATTTTGACATTCCCGGAGCGGGAAGGCCACACATCAAGCACCCGAACGACAAGAATTCAATTTGGTCGAACACCTCTCTTCCATGGATGTCAATCGGATATGAAGTCGGGATGCCTCCCATTTACACGCTGGCATTCTACAATGCTATTGCCAACGGAGGCAAGATGATCCGTCCTTATTTAGTAAGATCAGTGCAACGGGATGGCAAAGTTATCAAATCGTT belongs to Paludibacter jiangxiensis and includes:
- a CDS encoding LiaI-LiaF-like domain-containing protein yields the protein MKKDNRLSWGITLIFFGILFLLDHLHFIPDSAAQYIFEFRNYPIYAGIIFLLTNKNLTIGIVLLVIGLFLRLSDIIQMTRNFSEYVWPLLLIVAGAVLLFGSKKGKR
- a CDS encoding acyl-CoA thioesterase — its product is MPAQPYIYELKMKVRDYECDLQGIVNNANYQHYFEHTRHEFLLTKGVSFSELHEQGIDAVVVRLEMAFKSSLRPTEEFVSKLYLKKEGLRYVFYQAIYRLADNRLCITAKVDNAVLINGRLGHCEALDKIVEECEKSIPQ
- a CDS encoding cation:proton antiporter; this translates as MYRITLIPLMHPASPFILPLASPTLIFAVVLLVILFSPLLLNRLRVPPLVGLVLAGIALGPFGFNVLSNDDSFHLFGNVGLLYVVFMSGVSIEINDLRKNRIKGGVFGFYSFVVAMTLGLLSGMYLLHFSFATSVLLASMYATHTLVAYPVVSRFCLGARRPVKIATVSSIITVTASLVILTLVSDQFSLLRSNTSWLLESAKMILFAVIVLWLYPKIAHSFFKRFEDSVLQYIFVLALVFFGAFFAQVAGLESVLGAFMVGISLNRLIPKISPLMNRLEFVGSALFVPFFLISLGMIINFRVLGSGFDAILVALVMVLVPVCSKWIVAFLTQKTFSMNRYERQMIFGLSNGQAGITLVTVMIGYAITLPDGSHLLPDSVMTGAVIMILVSGTISMLVTENAARQMLSAGRIADDSVPEEKRRERIMFTVANPHTLDHLVEFSIAIKNPRSKEDLYALRVVNDNDEAHKEQGDRLLLQAAKVASVADQWVERISRYDVNVASGILYSAKEYAITDVVIGLHQKLKSRDTLFGLMTEMLLKGVSCSLFIYKPVFHLKQTSRLIVFLPGKAELEVGFGRCFAHVSNIARKLHVEIMVYSTPETRAIVMHHKQMHHGVSLEFFLYHSVDELHPLSGNITDTDMCVFFAARPNAISYDETFDKLVENSVLSDTAHNVLVVYPEQYEKPDNTDERFSTLHQPHYKFERLHRSERWIFVQIQRVWYRLVKIIFRR
- a CDS encoding Rossmann-like and DUF2520 domain-containing protein produces the protein MKVVCIGAGNVATHLSQALYKAGFVITQIVSRTEENAKALALSVDADWTTNPDNIEDADIYIYSVSDSALGEMIHRNPRKNGLHVHTAGSMSLSLFEGYKERGGVLYPLQTFSKGKAVNFKDIPLFIEASNADDLNVLRELASGISNKVYEASSAQRQQLHLAAVFACNFTNHLFAIAESILHEADIPFEVLRPLIQETIDKTATLSPREGQTGPAVRKDFNVMNKHLDKLTDHPEWQEIYRLLSQDIINNHRG
- a CDS encoding GNAT family N-acetyltransferase, with product MIDIIPPVDTNLLLSELTADKLLRPTNKANNHIYVITAHDSPNVMREIGRLRELSFRASGGGTGLEIDVDEFDTMDEPYKQLIVWNEEEREIMGGYRFLHGRDMKFDSEGQPVAVTSHMFHFSPKFINEYLPRTIDLGRAFVPPAYQSSHKGAKSLFALDNLWDGLGALATDEHTDYLIGKVTIYPDFNAEARDMILYFMYRYFNDDESLVTLKEQDFRPSEEKMKHYDAFFNEKTFKDNYRKLNLEVRTLGVNIPALINAYIGLSPTMKTFGTGINQEFANIFDTGIMITVADIFEEKRRRHIEPYLKYKAHFFGSPF
- the dnaE gene encoding DNA polymerase III subunit alpha codes for the protein MNKFVHLHVHSHYSILDGMSKVNDLIDKAVATGMNALALTDHGSMFGIKELCDYANKKNGKVKDEIKQLKAQIGELKAGGGSESEIAGLQTKLKEAESHLFKPILGCETYVARRTRFDKSIKEDGSGHHLILLAKNKKGYQNLCKLISAAWIDGYYYRPRIDKDILDKYKEGLIVTTACLGGEIPSKILSGDIEGAEQAIMWFKERFGEDFYLELQRHKAEVPQADFNVYEKQQIVNAKLLELAEKTNTKVIAANDVHFVNQEHAEGHDRLICLSTGKDFSDPNRMRYTKQEWLKTPEEMAALFADVPQALANTLEIADKVERYSIDSDALMPMFPIPESFGSDQTYRERFSEEDLRTEFGDRFDKLGGYDKVVRIKFESDYLRELTFIGAKERYGDPLPAEALERIEFELDVMKTMGFPGYFLIVQDFIQAARNMGVSVGPGRGSAAGSAVAYCLKITDIDPIKYDLLFERFLNPDRISMPDIDIDFDDDGRGEVLRWVTEKYGKEKVAHIITYGTMATKSSIKDVARVQNLPLQEAIQLTKLIPDRLPDVDDKPVKVNMKTCLKYVPELKAALNSNDRTLSDTLKYAEMLEGTIRQTGVHACGVIIGSDDLTKFVPLSTAKEKGSDEDVLVTQYEGSVIENVGLIKMDFLGLKTLSIIKEALKNIKQSRGIDLDIDKIPIDDKKTYELYSIGRTTGTFQFESAGMQKYLRELRPTQFEDLIAMNALYRPGPMEYIPDFIDRKHGRKPIVYDIPIMERYLKDTYGITVYQEQVMLLSRLLADFTRGESDTLRKAMGKKLKDKMAHLKVKFVEGCKKNGYAEEVVLKIWGDWEKFASYAFNKSHATCYSWIAYQTAYLKANYPAEFMAANLTRNKDDITEISKFMDECKAMGIPVLGPDVNESRLTFVSNSKGEIRFGLGGIKGVGEGAVEAIVSEREKNGPYQSVFDFMERVNLNACNRKTVESLILAGAFDTFSDVKREQYFASNGKDEPALDSLMRYGNKVQNDKATITNSLFGGFEEVEIAKPVMPPAEEWSTLERLNKERDYVGIYLSAHPLDEFELELKYGCNTHMIDFKDIEELKGREVVAGGIVTGFRQGTTKTGRPFGSLMIEDYSGSYEFMLFGNDYIEYNKYMIKDLFVCLRGNVKERGSDWKFKKERSPDEPIVWEFKISKIEELHNVKGTLIKSLNIGIDLNQLTDELISDLKALAFEQSVTGRTSLFFNVKDEVNNVNIKMFARSKSINVSRPLIHYLEEQKLGEILEFEVNK